TAACTCCATAATTCTACTCGAGTCGAATGCTCTCATATTAAGCTGTAAACCTGCATTTGCATAATCCAGCAATGAGTTCTTGTTGTACAGGTAGATTCACAATAATGCTCAAACAATTTCTGTCTCAACTATTTCACCTCCAGTCATAACCACGATGGACAACGTCATTCAGGACACCATCCAGTACACAAGACAGAGGAAGATCTTCAAGCAGCCTGTCCTCTACCACCAGGCAGTTCACTTCAAGCTGGCAGAGCTCCAGACAGAGGTCGAGCTGCTCCGCTCCCTCCTCTACCGTGCTACAGGTAGAGTAACTCAATAGacaagacacaacacaaacttcTGGCTGGCTCTGTTGCTTCTTAATGTCTGTCAAGTtttttgacaaaaataaaacattggaAAGAAAATCATTTTTGGGAATAGTTTGCACAACATATGAGATgacattttattattacattGTGAGTATGTAGTTTTAGGTGCTTTCCTTCACAGTGTAAGCCATGCGTTACCCTTAATCTATGTTTGGATACATTCTTAGATTTGCTTGTGTTGTATTTTAAAAAGTCATTCCCAGTGAATGCTCACAACTGTCCTCATGCGGCTTAATACCATAGATAAGACAGAGGCCACAGATGAGTCAGCTCTTCGAGAATGATGTGAATGCCCAAATAGACTTGTGTGTTCATattggtttgaaaaaaaaacagctttaaatcCTTGAAGACTGTAGACAAGTGCAGTACCTCTGTATTATTACTGAAGAAATGCTACATGCCAAGTTCTTCCACTATTCAAACCATGTGTTTTACACTGCACTGTTCATCAAATGAATATGTGGGTGCATCTGTCAGGCAGGTGTCCAGACAGgtcttgtgatttttttttcattctgtttATAACCTCTTCAGTTCTGATCCAGTTTGTCTGCCCTTCAGTTCATCTGTTTGGCATCAGCAGaagagcacaaacacacttctTTACACACAAAAGCAGGAAAAATCATGTGGCTCACACATGTTCCTTTGGAGAGCTGTACCTACAATAGAGGCATTTATCAATTGTACAGGGAAATGGCATGAATAGGGAAAACACTGAATCAGAGCCAGACACAGGTGACTCTGAAACTGAAGCACttctgtttattgtatttattttgctgGACATTCTTCACTCTCTCCTGTTTGAATAatgtcttctgtctttttttcttgcagcaTTGTACATCAAAGGGAATGACGTCACCAAGCTGGCATCCATGGCCAAGTTAAAGGCAGGCCGCCTGGCCCGGGAAGTGAGCGACAGCTGCCTCCAGTACTGGGGAGGAATGGGCTTCACCAAGGACGTGCTGGTTAGCAGATTTTACAGGTATGCGGTTTACCTGAATCATACTGTATATTTGGTACTATTTGTATTGGTTTCTTAACACAAGTTACAACATGCAACATGCAATCAGACTCAGTCTGATTGTGCTGCTACCTTTATCCCCATATAATCCCCATAGTTTTAGTTTTACActgtgctgacatctagtgaTGGGGCAACTAATGCAATGTGCagtaacagaaaaacaaaatcactaCTAGAATAATTCATATTATTCAGCTGCAGCCTCCACTTCAGGGACAGTGTTCACAAACATTCTGAAAATACTCTCAAAGAGTTCTTAATTTAGCCTGAAAAAACTCTAGCAAGGCATTTGAGGTCAGGAGGGATTTAGGAAATTCTCAGAGCAACTGTGAGCAAGAAGGTAACAGCAGCTCTTACCTCAGAGAGGAAATGTGACATTCAACATTTTTTACGAGCATTTTTAAAATTTGGtcaattaataattaaaaactaaaaatgcaTTAGTAATAATGGGACAGGAGCATGCACAACAGTAGATATTAATAGTGCTATTGGGAATTGATAGGTTGAAGATTTTGtggtacatttttttatgtttatgtattatATGGTGCCACTTTTTGTGAGGTGtggaaataaaatatatctTCTCTCTGCAGGGATTCCAGGTTGTTGTCAATAGGCGCAGGAGCAGATGAGGTAATGCTGGGCATCATCTGCAAATACATGGACACTCTGcccaggaagtgatgtcatcaaCTGCTAACACAAATAATCTGCGTGCTAACACACCTAAGTGCAGTTTTCTTGTAATTCTTTTACCTCTTCAGTAAATGAAGATGTCTTGCTGTTTGCCTTTGATTCCTGTGACAGTACTGTAAGTGATCACAACACTGTTTTGCTTTTTCATGTACTTACAAATAATGACAATGAAAGTGACATTGTATAAATTTAGAAAGCAACTCAAATGATCatccttttaaaatgtgctcTATTTTTTTAGAATAAAGCTTACAATGATGTGCGCTAAAAcatcttttctgtgtgtgatttttttgaacatgtttttaaaataagcACACATACAGAGCATAAAATCTGTTTATGTACATTAACATTTTTACAACAAAGTCAAAGCAATAACTGCTATGGTAATCAAATGATGTAAAAATCCACCATTCATTCTCTAGAGTTTTTAAGATATTCAATAACCTTACCACACTTTTCACAGCTTGTGCTGTAGGATAAACTGTTACACTGATTTCTAATGGTTAATCAATAAATGTTCTGTATTAAGGTTCTTGACACAGTATCATCTATAGCTGTCACATTTTCAACAACATATGTATACTGGCATTGCGTGCCTCAGATATACATAATActtctcattattattatttagctcAGACCTTTCCACAATACATCTTATCTACTCCATTCTGCATCATTTGTGATTTGAATTGTGATTCAAATTGGGATATGAAATGCTCAGACATTCACCTGTAAAGCtgaatcattaaaaaacatcCCTGCCTATTGTCATCATTATAATGATCTAGTTTTGAGATGCATCAGTGTGGCACAGACTGGGAAGATGCAGAGCTAAATGAGCCAAAAGTCCAACAGGATCCTTCTATCACCTGAGCTTTATAAACCAGTACAGGACAAAGAACACAAAACAGCAGAAGAGCAGCATGTAGCACAGTAGTTTGGTCTGACTGCCTCTGGACAGCTGCTTGACTCTGCCAATGGTGGCGCCGAGGAGCCCGCCCGTCGAATCAAAGTCTGTGTCCTGATGTGGGAAGAGGAATTGGAAAGTCTGAATTCCAGGCAAGCAACAACATCAACTGATCTAGCCAGTGAGGGGAAAGGGTTAAACGTCTTGGTATGTCACTGCATGGAAGTTGGTTTTAGGTTGGATATTTGTGAGACAAACAAGATACACCCCTTTTTATTCATTTCAAAGGctttaaaataatacaatttttacaataataaaatcaatatttctTTAATAGCTTTCACATTATGTGACCAGGTGGCCCCAAACCTAATATAAAATGGTCTACTAAGAGAGACAAACAAGACATACCCCTTTTTATTCAGCCTTACTAAATATTATAGGCTTAATTAAAAtctttatagaaaaaaaatatatttcttaATAGCTCCCACATCTTGTGGGATAccataaaaaaatgtacaaaggGGAGGGAGAAGGGGGTGTGTCTTATTTGTATCTCCTAGTAGAATATTGCAGGTAAGGTTTGGAGCCCGTCGGTTACATGATGTGGAAGCCATTGAAgacgtttttttttacttcaaaaaaattattaaaaaatagaaGGGAgcctttaaaacaaataaaaaaagaggggtgtgttgtttgtctctccCACTGCTAGAATATAGGTTAGTcctgtcccaccaccacagcccccctgtccccccaccaccacagcccccctgtcTGTAGCCAgtcacacaccagacacagtcagaccaATATGTGTAGGTAGTactaagtatggagacatttagagctatcGACCACTGAGGTCCTCTACAACATATAAACCTGGTTTCCCACTAAACAgctagaactgatgaagctgctggagaagcAAACATcatcaagaaaactctacaaatccagatgccttgctttaACCTTCTGAATGCAAATGAGCTGGATGACTGATAATCTTCAAAAACAATAAGAAAGCTGAATGTCTGTCAATTATCCAACCTAAAACCAACTTCACCACGATTTACAATTCTATGCCATGAGACCTACATAGAGGGCAACTtaaagctgctggcgagagttAAGTGTAAATATCGGCGTTATTGACAGCCGGCTACGCCAGTCGGAGGTCACCAATTGGTGTGTAACCATGCCAGACTCCGTAGCATTCTCAGTCCCCTtccgaatctgaccagtgatgacatctTTAGCCGCATGTCATCGCACTAAGTTTAATAATCTCATAGAAATAGTGTCAGTaccacgtcctcccacagtccaACATAAAACTTGTGTTAATCAAAATACCCTTATAAAAATATACACTAGCACATATTCAGAACCAATAAATAGAACTATCAGATGTGGATTTTTAACTGTGCTTCCTCCTTAAcactgtagccaggctgacaaagagccacaacTCTGTTGAGCCTTGTATTTCCTGCAgatcttagtagtgaagacttcatgagcttcttcattGTTAACATCACTAATATTAAAGAAGTAATCAATCATCTCTCTGCAACCATTGAGGATACACCCCCACTTTTAGAAATAGATCCtaatctaactctggactgcttcgggCCCATAgacctccctgagctgaccaccagcatcagtaaaTCTAGTCCCATATATCCCCAATAGAACACATAGATCAAGAAGTGCAGGTTTACTTTCCCAGAATTCATACAAGCAGAATTGGAAGATCAGCCTTCAGGGACCGCTACTACAGAACCACCTCTACCTTTAAGACCAGGTTtgaaacctttctgtttagcaTGGTGTACTAGGTAAGCTAGGTATAGAGCTACAGTCACTGGGTGATTTGGCTACAGCCACAGGAAGAAAAGGGGCGATAAATTCTTAACGTTTAGCATAGCTATGCTGCCATAAGCCTACGCTGTCAGGGAACACAAACATTATCCACTAAGCAGTTCCCTCAACACCTATTACCCTCTTATTCTCATCAGCCTGACTCATGCTAGTGATTCATGTCCTGagttttttctctccctctgcagggTTCTCTGcttccagacctgcatgctgacctgcaggggGCCCCTGACCATACCAATGCTTATTGCCTGCACCAGTCTTTGTTGTCTATCTTTGTGTTATTAATTAACTTATCAATAGTTTCAGCATGCTTGACAACATCAGctgtgggtttctgtaaagcgccttgagacaattctgataaAAAGTGAtatattgaattgaattgagacCAGTTGCTTGATTTTAAAACTCTTGAATATAATATGACTTGGATGAATGTTGCCTTCACAGATAACAACCTTCATTCCCTGGGATATATCTCTACAGTAGTGGACTTTGAGCTACTTGTACTTAGATTTGACACTACATCATACCTATTTTACACTATATTTGAAGGGGCACTTTAATTTGTATGCCTGCCATGTTACTTTGATAGGACAACATATGAAGTGGCAACATATGAAGTGGCTGAGTTGCCTCCTGAAAACTACCACTACTCATATTTTGGTGATAATAAATAtcaagaaaacaaaagtaaaactCACCATGTCCTCCAGCATTTTATTCTGGTATTTGACCTCTGTTCCTATGTCAATGGTCAGCTGTAAATATCAAGTTTCaatacattatttttaatacatAACAACTATTAATCACAGCAATCAGTTGTGACTAGACCAACTAGACATTGCTAGTAACAACCAACAACAACCAACAAACAACCACATCTCTTCTCAAAGTAGTCAAATAGACAACCACAACAGTGATATGTGCATTTCCCTAAGTGGGTCACTGACAATACAAACATTTAACATGCCATCAATCAATACGTACACTTTTTAAAGCGCTGACTTTGGCTCTAAGTCCCTCCTGTAGGTGTTCATTTTCCTCTTCATACACACTGTATCCACTTGCTACGTAATTCCCAGAGCCTCCGTCACCTGCATGAAAAAATGGCACAGTTAGAGAGCTACTCTATTTTAATCATGTAATACAACTTTACACACGTCAGAGCTGTATAAAATTGAGACTACTATTGACCACATCGATAGTCAATTGGAAACAGCAGTGGCTAGCATCAGCTACATTAGCTAGCAAGCTACGTTGAGCTTAAAATATTGGATTTATACTTGTTTCTTACCCAGTCCGGCGCGCCTCATGTCGACACCCTGATGCTAGCGCtgtttgaggtgtgtgtgaacTAAAACAACTCAAACGAAAGCGAAATATAGCGGTTCTGGTTGGCAGTAACCGGGTAAATGCGTTTAGCCTGTGTGTAACGCCTGTAAACGCCACGACATCATACGGTGGCCGAAGAGCACAATCATTCTAAGGCAAAATGCGCGCAATGCAAAGGTAGACACAAATACAAACGCATGTAAAATGAAGCTTATGTAAACAATTagaaatgattaaatgaataatgttTGTTTATCAGCGTGGTTTACACTGTCtttttaaagtattttaaaCTCATCTTGAATTCACAGCAGAAACTGTCACAAAGCTCCTAACAAAGATGAAGTGCACTCATCAGTAAACTCATCACCATCCATCTTTATTGACAGTGCCTCATATGCATTTAGGACTAACATATGGCTTAAGGATGAAGTTTAAGTGGACCATTGTCAGACAACAGTAAACACTGCATAATGCTTTCCAATTAGTTCATTCCACTTCCTTGCTTTAAATATATCCAACATGTTATTTAATATGAGAAATAAACAAGCTGAAAAACTGCAATGTAGACCTAATTAAGGACAAATCTGCTGAATCATCTTTGCATCCTACACACATCTTTGAAGCACCTCAGTTCCCAGAGCGGCAAACATCAGCGGGTTAATCTCCAGGAGAACATATTATTATGAGGAGAAGATTGCTACAATGTTCCTtttagacagagacagattGTTTCCTTTAAACATTTTGAAAAGTGATCACCATAAAATGGAGACAAATATTCTTTGTGGGTTTAATAACAGGGGCTTACTGACACATCCATCTGTGCTCTATGGGACAGAAAAGAGTTTCTCAATATTTACAAAATCCTGGAGGTGCTGTTTAGCAAAGATTAGCTTTCTTCATCTCCTCATACATCATCTCTCACCTAGCCTTGTGCCAATAGGAGCAAGAGACAGCTGGTATGATATGAGAGATTAAAATGACTTCTATGACATTAATTTATTCCAATCCAATAtcttataaataaatacagcttTAAGCTTCCATCTACCACAATGCATTTCAATACCCCGGCAATCATCTTTTTATGTCCCTTCCAAAAGCTTTACTGTATGCATGACCTTGACATGAGTGCCAAAGAAACAAAGGATATTGATAGAACTGTGTGTGCGCATCTGAGCTGCCTTTGTGGACCTCAGAAGATTGGATTTATCAAACAGGTCTTTAGGTTGGAAAACGGCCAGTTTCAATCCTAGTTGAAACTATGTGGATCCAGAACATGCATTCACACTGCCTGCGCAGTCTTTCATGTGTTTCATGCTGTGAGACATTCTGAATACTCTCTTTGGAAAACTCTTTGAAATGACAATACCAGATTAGAATATTCAACATCATACCATCATTTTTCTGCATCAagaattattataattataatgaaTATAATTATATAGGAACAAAGCTTTTTGGGAATATTAACCAAAAGATATCCTTTTGAGAAAGGCACCTAAGCTTTTTCAATGGGCTAGATGAGAAGATTCATGcactttgcatgtgtgtattctgaaGCTAAATCCAGGAATGAAGCCCATGCATAACTGAAGTTGGTCCAACTTCATATTCACTGTAAATGAGAACAATACCATTATGCTCATCAAACTCCAAAATGTTGCAAAATTTGTTTCATTATAGTATTTTCAAAAACTCATTAGCATTATCATCTACTACTAGAGAGCTAAATAGTGCAAAGGATGAGAGGAATTATGCATTGACT
This region of Parambassis ranga chromosome 2, fParRan2.1, whole genome shotgun sequence genomic DNA includes:
- the bet1 gene encoding BET1 homolog yields the protein MRRAGLGDGGSGNYVASGYSVYEEENEHLQEGLRAKVSALKSLTIDIGTEVKYQNKMLEDMDTDFDSTGGLLGATIGRVKQLSRGSQTKLLCYMLLFCCFVFFVLYWFIKLR